A region of Myxococcus stipitatus DSM 14675 DNA encodes the following proteins:
- a CDS encoding DUF2721 domain-containing protein yields MMNGVSEGLDLSSIRLIGTAVTPAVMVSACGIVATGLDNQIARMTTRMREMLKEGRQLPEGDSRREMLCQEVGILDRRHAILARAITLAYTALLSFVVTSLLYLTKRQLDIPESLPVVSFAVGVCLLGAVALLALASLRLSRLAIKLERDELFGSTRRPPSV; encoded by the coding sequence ATGATGAACGGAGTGTCGGAAGGGTTGGACCTGTCGTCGATTCGGCTGATTGGGACCGCGGTGACGCCGGCGGTGATGGTGTCGGCGTGCGGAATCGTGGCGACGGGGTTGGACAATCAGATTGCGCGGATGACGACGCGGATGCGGGAGATGTTGAAGGAGGGGCGGCAGTTGCCGGAGGGGGATTCGCGGCGGGAGATGTTGTGCCAGGAGGTGGGCATCCTCGACCGGCGGCACGCGATACTCGCGAGGGCCATCACGTTGGCGTACACGGCGCTGTTGTCGTTCGTGGTGACGTCGCTGCTGTATCTGACGAAGCGGCAGCTCGACATCCCGGAGTCCTTGCCGGTGGTGTCGTTCGCCGTCGGCGTGTGTCTGCTGGGCGCCGTGGCACTGCTCGCCCTGGCCTCGCTGCGGCTGAGCCGGTTGGCCATCAAGCTGGAGCGCGACGAACTCTTCGGCAGCACCCGCCGTCCCCCGTCGGTGTAG
- a CDS encoding amidohydrolase — protein sequence METTVYLAERIWTLDAERPRAQALAVQSGRVVAVGTREEVRSQAKGAREVDLGPATVVPGLVDAHAHLHGLGRALTTVRLEKAPSVEAVLLRLIQAPASSFQGDWLLGRGWDQNEWPGGAFPGRVELDARFPSTPVFLTRVDHHAAWVNGEALRRAGISKDTPDPEGGRVLRDTRGEPTGVLVDNAMDVVAAAMPPPTRVQLETRLRAALERCAHVGLTGVHDAGMDLDAFRVLQTWDAEGTLPLRIYAMAAGQGEERHAYLEQGPWSGRMLTMRAVKFLADGALGSRGAALHEDYCDEPGQRGLLLMSPEELHARARAFMSRGFQVCIHAIGDRANTLVLDVLLSGAEETGTKALRHRVEHAQILRRADILRLGAAGLVASVQPTHATSDMPWAEARLGRERLKGAYAWRGLKDAGANLALGSDFPIESPDVLAGLYAARTRRDALGRPEGGWFPEEALSGREALEGFTRGPAWASFDEARRGMLAPGQDADFVALSVDPVEGPAEALVDARILATVVAGVEVFRAAP from the coding sequence GTGGAGACCACGGTCTATCTGGCGGAGCGCATCTGGACGTTGGACGCGGAGCGCCCCCGGGCCCAAGCCCTGGCGGTCCAGTCAGGGCGCGTGGTGGCGGTGGGCACGCGCGAAGAGGTCCGCTCCCAGGCGAAGGGCGCGCGCGAGGTGGACCTGGGGCCCGCCACGGTGGTGCCGGGACTCGTGGATGCACACGCGCACCTGCACGGCTTGGGGCGAGCGTTGACCACGGTGCGACTGGAGAAGGCGCCCTCGGTGGAGGCCGTGCTGCTCCGGCTCATCCAGGCCCCCGCCTCCAGCTTCCAGGGAGACTGGTTGTTGGGACGAGGGTGGGACCAGAACGAGTGGCCCGGCGGAGCCTTCCCCGGGCGTGTCGAGCTGGATGCGCGCTTCCCATCGACACCGGTGTTCCTCACCCGCGTCGACCACCATGCGGCCTGGGTGAATGGGGAGGCCCTGCGGCGCGCGGGAATCTCGAAGGACACTCCCGACCCCGAAGGAGGCCGCGTCCTCCGGGACACGAGAGGCGAGCCCACCGGCGTGCTCGTGGACAACGCGATGGACGTCGTGGCGGCGGCGATGCCTCCGCCCACGCGTGTCCAACTCGAGACGCGACTGCGCGCGGCGCTGGAGCGCTGTGCCCACGTGGGGCTGACCGGAGTCCACGACGCGGGCATGGACCTGGACGCGTTCCGAGTGCTCCAGACCTGGGACGCGGAGGGCACCTTGCCGCTGCGCATCTACGCGATGGCGGCGGGGCAGGGAGAGGAGCGGCACGCCTATCTGGAGCAGGGCCCGTGGTCGGGGCGGATGCTCACGATGCGAGCGGTGAAGTTCCTGGCGGACGGCGCACTCGGAAGCCGAGGTGCGGCGCTGCACGAGGACTACTGCGACGAGCCAGGACAGCGCGGCCTGCTGTTGATGTCGCCCGAGGAACTCCACGCAAGGGCCCGCGCCTTCATGTCCAGGGGCTTCCAGGTCTGCATCCACGCCATTGGAGACCGTGCCAATACGTTGGTGCTGGACGTGTTGCTGAGCGGCGCGGAGGAGACGGGCACGAAGGCGCTGAGGCACCGCGTGGAGCACGCGCAGATACTGCGGCGCGCGGACATCCTCCGGCTGGGCGCCGCTGGACTGGTGGCGAGCGTGCAGCCCACGCATGCGACCAGCGACATGCCCTGGGCGGAGGCGCGGCTGGGCCGAGAGCGGCTGAAGGGCGCCTATGCGTGGCGCGGCTTGAAGGACGCGGGAGCGAACCTCGCGCTGGGCAGCGACTTCCCCATCGAGAGTCCGGATGTCCTAGCGGGCCTGTACGCGGCGCGCACTCGGAGGGATGCCCTGGGGAGACCGGAAGGGGGCTGGTTTCCGGAGGAGGCGCTGTCGGGGCGCGAAGCGCTGGAGGGCTTCACGCGGGGGCCCGCGTGGGCGTCCTTCGATGAAGCCCGGCGCGGCATGCTGGCGCCGGGCCAGGACGCGGACTTCGTGGCGCTGTCCGTGGATCCGGTGGAGGGCCCGGCGGAAGCACTCGTCGACGCGCGCATCCTGGCCACGGTGGTGGCGGGCGTGGAGGTGTTCCGCGCCGCGCCGTGA
- the nhaR gene encoding transcriptional activator NhaR: MSWLNYHHLLYFWTVARAGSIAKAGEELHLAQPTISSQLKLLEESLGHKLFERQGRKLVLTDVGRTVMRYADEIFRLGNELKNVVAGMPTGQQLRLNVGILDVIPKLVAEQLLKPALEAGPSLRIICREGPLPQLLASLALHELDVVLADAPSSEPVSVRSFNHLLGKCGVSFFAAKQLSHLQKDFPRSLDGAPVLLPSDESSVRRSLDLWFERQNLRPLIAGDFDDSALLQAFGQSGHGVFALPSVIESQVERDYNCSVIGRTDEIETCFYAITVERRLRHPAVVAIAEAARSQIFSV, encoded by the coding sequence ATGAGCTGGCTCAACTACCACCATCTCCTGTATTTCTGGACGGTTGCGCGGGCGGGGAGCATCGCCAAGGCGGGCGAGGAGCTCCACCTGGCCCAGCCGACCATCAGCAGCCAGCTCAAGCTGCTGGAGGAGTCGCTGGGGCACAAGCTCTTCGAGCGACAGGGCCGCAAGCTGGTCCTCACGGACGTGGGCCGCACCGTCATGCGCTACGCGGACGAAATCTTCCGCCTGGGCAACGAGCTGAAGAACGTGGTCGCGGGCATGCCCACGGGCCAGCAGCTCCGGCTCAACGTCGGCATCCTCGACGTCATCCCCAAGCTGGTGGCGGAGCAGCTGCTCAAGCCCGCGCTCGAAGCGGGGCCGTCGCTGCGCATCATCTGCCGCGAAGGTCCGCTGCCGCAGCTGCTGGCCTCGCTCGCGCTGCATGAGCTGGACGTGGTGCTCGCCGATGCGCCCAGCTCCGAGCCGGTCAGCGTCCGCTCCTTCAACCACTTGCTGGGCAAGTGCGGCGTGTCGTTCTTCGCCGCCAAGCAGCTGAGCCATCTCCAGAAGGACTTCCCGCGCTCGCTCGACGGCGCCCCCGTGCTGCTCCCCTCGGATGAGTCCTCCGTGCGCCGCTCGCTGGACCTCTGGTTCGAGCGGCAGAACCTGCGCCCCCTCATCGCCGGAGACTTCGACGACAGCGCCCTGCTCCAGGCCTTCGGGCAGAGCGGTCACGGTGTCTTCGCCCTGCCCTCCGTCATCGAGTCGCAGGTGGAGCGCGACTACAACTGCTCCGTCATCGGCCGCACCGATGAAATCGAGACGTGCTTCTACGCCATCACCGTCGAGCGCCGCCTGCGCCACCCCGCCGTCGTCGCCATCGCCGAGGCGGCTCGCTCGCAGATCTTCAGCGTCTGA
- a CDS encoding VIT domain-containing protein — protein MSLRKPRTEWKLAELAEEAGVSPRTVRYYVQRGLLSAPNFRGPDTAYGEEHFIRLKAIRVLQARFLPLDAIQAELQRLSLDELRTLAESEPTPAPPPPPLAPSPVAGSHSVAPPAPGRRPTEMNHYQRWELMPGLELHVSDTADAKVRALAERVRALIEEAMTKVPAGLMTNSGLQIPLQGVEVTGELLGGHARVRVRQRYRNNETTPVEAIYTFPLPSDATLSAFTMTCAGRRIEGIVKEREEAFQTYDDALAAGHGAALLDQERSNVFTAQVGNLLPSEETVIEVEFLQAVTAEEGSVRWMLPTLVAPRYIPGDTSGDRTGHGTAEPTSSVPDADRISPPIGQVNYGLRMDLLVDLGREVVVESPSHAIALTKESPTRTRVSFSRGEVSLDRDLVLSLRSPDTSAVFTPLVTHRQGDNPGTFALTVVPDLLSLATAVPKQEVIFLVDVSGSMDGDSLPQAKAALRLCLRHLRETDRFNIIAFESNYHSFRPQPVPFTQRTLEDADRWVDALQANGGTELLKPLTFAARTAPDGVLVLLTDGQVGNEEQILRAVLAERKTARVYSFGIGTNVSDALLRDLARQTRGDVEFIHPGERIDEKVVAQFSRALAPRVTELQVYFDGIEGVELAPAELPVMVDGIPWTLMGRYPRPGFGKVTLRGRSGVEPFALSVNVHFPHESDRPAVEKLWAAERIKGWLDASLTGRRADAMKKRIVELAVSHQLVTRYTSFVVVEQRTGDRRTSGQPETRVVPVNAPAGWAMFGAQSKDEAASTGVVARPGARGGGGYVGGPPAQMPPPGIMVPASPSPIVVAGAPPPRPSAPAPASAAAPSRSRREVAAAPEKKKGGILNRLFSEGGSSEAESSKSFSGVMDYLAMDSGAEEEVAMEPAPRKQRERADSGAEGLLGQQLANGLWAASGAGPEPVRQARATALALLELLRQGITSSHALHGAQVKKAVEALLSLAGQLSSAPEVAELALGVAWLVAAGPRTRGRIEQAAKPWTSLSGRLGNDTELRQHVDALASR, from the coding sequence ATGAGCCTTCGGAAGCCAAGGACAGAGTGGAAGCTGGCGGAGCTCGCCGAGGAGGCGGGCGTCTCGCCTCGCACGGTGCGCTACTACGTCCAGCGCGGCCTGCTCTCCGCCCCGAACTTCCGGGGTCCTGACACCGCCTACGGCGAAGAGCACTTCATCCGCCTCAAGGCCATCCGCGTCCTCCAGGCCCGGTTCCTCCCCTTGGACGCCATCCAGGCGGAGCTGCAGCGCCTGTCGCTCGACGAGCTGCGCACGCTCGCGGAGTCAGAGCCCACCCCGGCTCCGCCTCCCCCTCCTCTTGCCCCGTCCCCCGTCGCCGGGAGCCACTCCGTGGCACCGCCAGCCCCCGGCAGACGTCCCACGGAGATGAACCACTACCAGCGCTGGGAGCTCATGCCCGGGCTGGAGCTGCATGTTTCGGACACGGCGGATGCCAAGGTTCGCGCGCTCGCGGAACGCGTTCGCGCCCTCATCGAAGAAGCCATGACGAAGGTGCCTGCAGGGCTGATGACCAACAGCGGCCTCCAGATTCCCCTCCAAGGTGTCGAAGTCACCGGCGAGCTGCTCGGCGGACATGCGCGAGTGCGCGTGCGCCAGCGCTACCGCAACAACGAGACGACCCCCGTCGAGGCCATCTACACCTTCCCGCTCCCCTCCGACGCCACCCTCTCCGCCTTCACCATGACGTGCGCGGGCCGCCGCATCGAAGGCATCGTCAAGGAGCGCGAGGAGGCCTTCCAGACCTACGACGACGCGCTCGCCGCGGGCCACGGCGCCGCCCTGCTGGACCAGGAGCGCTCCAACGTCTTCACCGCCCAGGTCGGCAACCTCCTCCCCTCCGAGGAGACCGTCATCGAGGTCGAGTTCCTCCAGGCCGTCACCGCCGAGGAAGGCAGCGTGCGGTGGATGCTCCCCACCCTGGTCGCGCCGCGCTACATCCCCGGCGACACCTCCGGAGACCGCACCGGCCATGGCACCGCGGAGCCCACCTCCAGCGTCCCCGACGCGGACCGCATCTCGCCTCCCATCGGTCAGGTGAATTACGGCCTGCGGATGGACCTGCTCGTCGACCTGGGCCGCGAGGTCGTCGTGGAGAGCCCCTCGCACGCCATCGCCCTCACGAAGGAGAGCCCCACCCGCACCCGCGTGAGCTTCTCGCGCGGAGAGGTGTCCCTGGACCGAGACCTCGTCCTCTCCCTGCGCAGCCCGGACACAAGCGCCGTCTTCACGCCGCTCGTCACCCACCGCCAGGGCGACAACCCCGGCACCTTCGCCCTCACCGTGGTGCCCGACCTCCTGTCCCTCGCCACCGCGGTTCCCAAGCAGGAGGTCATCTTCCTGGTCGACGTCTCCGGCTCCATGGACGGCGACAGCCTGCCCCAGGCCAAGGCCGCGCTCCGGCTGTGCCTGCGCCACCTGCGTGAAACCGACCGCTTCAACATCATCGCCTTCGAGAGCAACTACCACTCCTTCCGGCCCCAGCCCGTGCCCTTCACCCAGCGCACGCTGGAGGACGCGGACCGGTGGGTGGACGCCCTCCAGGCCAACGGCGGCACCGAGCTGCTCAAGCCCCTGACGTTCGCCGCGCGCACCGCCCCCGACGGCGTGCTCGTGCTGCTCACCGATGGACAGGTGGGCAACGAGGAGCAGATTCTCCGCGCCGTGCTCGCCGAGCGGAAGACGGCGCGCGTGTACTCGTTCGGCATCGGCACCAACGTCAGCGACGCGCTGCTGCGGGACCTGGCCCGGCAGACCCGCGGCGACGTGGAGTTCATCCACCCCGGAGAGCGCATCGACGAGAAGGTGGTGGCCCAGTTCTCCCGTGCGCTCGCCCCACGCGTCACCGAGTTGCAGGTCTACTTCGATGGCATCGAAGGCGTGGAACTGGCCCCCGCCGAGCTGCCTGTCATGGTCGACGGCATCCCATGGACGCTCATGGGCCGCTACCCCAGGCCGGGCTTCGGCAAGGTGACGCTGCGAGGACGCTCGGGCGTCGAGCCCTTCGCCCTCAGCGTCAACGTCCACTTCCCCCACGAGTCGGACCGCCCCGCGGTGGAGAAGTTGTGGGCCGCCGAGCGCATCAAGGGCTGGCTGGACGCAAGCCTCACCGGCCGCCGCGCCGACGCCATGAAGAAGCGCATCGTCGAGCTCGCCGTCTCCCACCAGCTCGTCACGCGCTACACGTCGTTCGTCGTCGTGGAGCAGCGCACCGGAGACCGCCGCACCTCCGGACAACCCGAGACGCGCGTCGTCCCGGTGAATGCGCCCGCGGGCTGGGCCATGTTCGGCGCCCAGTCCAAGGACGAAGCCGCGAGCACGGGGGTCGTCGCTCGGCCCGGAGCACGCGGCGGCGGTGGATACGTCGGAGGGCCCCCTGCCCAGATGCCGCCTCCGGGCATCATGGTGCCAGCGTCCCCCAGCCCCATCGTGGTCGCCGGCGCTCCGCCGCCGAGGCCCTCCGCGCCCGCGCCCGCATCGGCCGCCGCCCCCAGCAGGTCTCGGCGTGAGGTGGCCGCCGCGCCGGAGAAGAAGAAGGGCGGCATCCTCAATCGCCTCTTCAGCGAAGGAGGCTCCAGCGAAGCCGAGTCCTCCAAGAGCTTCTCCGGCGTCATGGATTATCTCGCCATGGACTCCGGCGCGGAGGAGGAGGTTGCGATGGAGCCCGCGCCTCGAAAGCAGCGGGAGCGCGCGGACTCCGGCGCGGAGGGGCTGCTGGGACAGCAGCTCGCCAATGGCCTGTGGGCCGCGTCGGGTGCGGGGCCGGAGCCCGTGCGTCAGGCCCGAGCCACCGCGCTGGCCCTGCTGGAGTTGCTGCGCCAGGGCATCACCAGCAGCCACGCACTGCACGGCGCGCAGGTGAAGAAGGCCGTGGAGGCGCTGCTCTCACTCGCCGGCCAGCTCTCCAGCGCCCCGGAGGTCGCGGAGCTGGCGCTGGGCGTGGCGTGGCTCGTCGCGGCGGGGCCTCGCACCCGAGGACGTATCGAGCAGGCCGCGAAGCCCTGGACGAGCCTCTCCGGCCGGTTGGGCAATGACACCGAGCTGAGACAACACGTCGACGCCCTGGCGTCCCGCTGA
- a CDS encoding glycosyltransferase, whose amino-acid sequence MLDVVDIGKRSLATYRGVAPDEQLDALFRSAERLRGARCLHLSATPYGGGVSEILRSLVPLYNDLGIVADWKLIHGDDTFFQVTKRIHNGLQGAPGALTESEKAIYLANSQLNARRLIADSEDYDFIFVHDPQPLVLASLSGNRDARWIWRCHIDTSRPNPSFWELLAPYLLDYDAAIFTLQEFIPPALPIEHVRVYAPAIDPLSPKNHPLPQPLARDVLEWIGIRTHRPLVTQVSRFDRWKDPMGVVRAYQRVRPHVPDLQLALVGSLAMDDPEGWDCYEEVRAATAHDSLIHVLTNLVGVGNIEVNALQTYSDVVVQKSLREGFGLVVSEALWKGTPVVGGRVGGIPLQLREDSGGILVDSVEECAEAMLHLLRQPEEARLLGERGREHVRQHFLMPRLLLDHLHLMDTLSSARPLPSRDIVPSPLTAIQGV is encoded by the coding sequence ATGCTGGATGTCGTGGACATCGGCAAGCGTTCACTCGCCACCTACCGTGGCGTCGCGCCTGACGAGCAACTCGACGCACTCTTCCGCAGTGCCGAGCGCCTGCGCGGCGCGCGCTGCCTGCACCTGAGCGCCACGCCCTACGGCGGCGGCGTCTCCGAAATCCTCCGCTCGTTGGTGCCGCTCTACAACGACCTGGGCATCGTCGCCGACTGGAAGCTCATCCACGGCGATGACACGTTCTTCCAGGTCACCAAGCGCATCCACAACGGCCTGCAAGGAGCCCCCGGCGCGCTCACCGAGTCCGAGAAGGCCATCTACCTGGCCAACTCACAGCTCAACGCCCGCCGGCTCATCGCCGACTCGGAGGACTACGACTTCATCTTCGTCCATGACCCGCAGCCGCTCGTGCTCGCGTCCCTCAGCGGCAACCGCGATGCGCGTTGGATATGGCGCTGCCACATCGACACGTCCCGCCCCAACCCCTCCTTCTGGGAGCTGCTGGCGCCCTACCTGCTCGACTACGACGCCGCCATCTTCACCCTCCAGGAGTTCATCCCTCCCGCGCTGCCCATCGAGCATGTGCGCGTCTACGCGCCCGCCATCGACCCGCTCAGCCCCAAGAACCACCCGCTGCCTCAGCCGCTCGCGCGCGATGTGCTCGAGTGGATTGGCATCCGCACCCACCGCCCCCTCGTCACCCAGGTCAGCCGGTTCGACCGGTGGAAGGACCCGATGGGCGTCGTCCGCGCCTATCAGCGCGTGCGCCCCCATGTCCCGGACCTGCAGCTCGCGCTGGTCGGCTCGCTCGCGATGGACGACCCGGAGGGCTGGGACTGCTACGAGGAGGTGCGCGCCGCCACCGCCCACGACAGCCTCATCCACGTGCTCACCAACCTGGTCGGCGTGGGCAACATCGAGGTCAACGCGCTCCAGACCTACTCGGACGTCGTCGTGCAGAAGTCGCTGCGCGAGGGCTTCGGCCTCGTCGTGTCCGAGGCGCTCTGGAAAGGCACTCCCGTCGTCGGCGGACGCGTGGGCGGCATTCCCCTCCAGCTCCGCGAGGACTCGGGCGGAATCCTCGTGGACTCCGTGGAGGAGTGCGCCGAGGCGATGCTCCACCTGCTGCGTCAGCCCGAGGAGGCTCGGCTCCTGGGTGAGCGCGGACGGGAGCACGTGCGCCAGCACTTCCTCATGCCGCGCCTGCTGCTGGACCACCTGCACTTGATGGACACCTTGAGCAGCGCCCGGCCTCTGCCTTCGCGCGACATCGTCCCCTCTCCTCTCACCGCGATTCAGGGGGTGTGA
- a CDS encoding NfeD family protein produces the protein MDSRRTGKWAALVLLPMFALGLLAATVPTRATAGAPSVARCELEGVVDTGSGAYLADCVKRAEQGAYSALLVRLDTPGGSLEATRTIVRAFLGSTVPVLVWVGPSGARAGSAGVFITLASNLVAMAPGTNLGAAHPVIGGTGADPETAGGSQFARKVENDAVAFAESIAHQRGRNAEWAASAVKDSVAASAEAALAAHVVDHLAPSETEFLAWADGRSVEVAGGDSVRLSTRDARLVELAPGLSQRLIHALAHPAWVYLLFLMAALGLVVELSHPGGIAPGVMGAVALVLALIASSVLPVRTGALVLLLLGAMFIAAELFVTSGLLGLAGVVLLGLGGLFLVDEFNPHWFVDRSFRVSWAWLIPTTVVVAGAAAYVAWRSAQTRRLPQRGGDAGLVGEEGTTLAPVTPESGEVFVHGERWRATSPSNIQRGAHVVVRRVEGLTLFVDEVKP, from the coding sequence GTGGACTCGCGCCGCACGGGGAAGTGGGCAGCGCTGGTGCTCCTGCCGATGTTCGCCCTGGGGCTGCTCGCGGCGACGGTCCCCACGCGCGCCACAGCGGGGGCTCCGTCCGTGGCCCGGTGTGAGCTGGAGGGCGTGGTGGACACGGGCTCGGGGGCCTACCTGGCTGACTGTGTGAAGCGCGCGGAGCAAGGGGCTTACTCCGCGCTGCTCGTTCGACTGGACACGCCAGGAGGCTCGCTGGAGGCCACGCGCACCATCGTCCGTGCGTTCCTCGGCTCGACGGTGCCGGTGCTCGTCTGGGTGGGGCCATCGGGCGCACGCGCCGGCAGCGCGGGGGTGTTCATCACGTTGGCCTCGAACCTGGTCGCCATGGCACCGGGCACCAACCTGGGCGCGGCCCATCCGGTCATCGGCGGCACGGGGGCGGACCCGGAGACCGCGGGTGGCTCCCAGTTCGCGCGCAAGGTGGAGAACGATGCGGTCGCCTTCGCGGAGAGCATCGCCCACCAACGCGGGCGCAACGCCGAGTGGGCCGCGTCCGCCGTGAAGGACAGTGTCGCCGCCAGCGCGGAGGCGGCGCTCGCGGCGCACGTGGTGGACCATCTGGCTCCGAGCGAAACGGAGTTCCTCGCCTGGGCGGATGGGCGCTCCGTGGAGGTGGCGGGTGGAGACAGCGTGCGGCTGTCGACGCGCGATGCACGGCTCGTGGAGCTGGCGCCGGGGCTCTCGCAGCGCCTGATTCATGCGCTCGCGCATCCGGCCTGGGTCTACCTGCTGTTCCTCATGGCCGCGCTGGGCCTGGTCGTCGAGCTGTCGCATCCGGGCGGCATCGCTCCGGGGGTCATGGGCGCGGTGGCGCTGGTGCTCGCGCTCATCGCTTCATCGGTGTTGCCGGTGCGCACGGGGGCCCTGGTGTTGTTGCTGCTGGGCGCGATGTTCATCGCCGCGGAGCTGTTCGTCACCAGTGGGTTGCTGGGACTCGCGGGGGTGGTGCTGCTGGGGCTGGGGGGCCTGTTCCTCGTGGATGAGTTCAATCCGCACTGGTTCGTGGACCGCTCCTTCCGCGTGAGCTGGGCCTGGTTGATTCCCACCACGGTGGTGGTCGCGGGAGCGGCGGCGTATGTCGCGTGGAGAAGCGCGCAGACCCGGCGGCTGCCTCAACGCGGTGGAGACGCGGGGCTCGTGGGTGAGGAGGGGACGACACTCGCGCCCGTCACTCCCGAGAGCGGGGAGGTGTTCGTCCATGGCGAGCGCTGGCGCGCGACGTCTCCCTCGAACATCCAGCGCGGTGCCCACGTGGTGGTGCGCCGTGTGGAAGGACTCACGCTGTTCGTCGACGAGGTGAAGCCATGA
- a CDS encoding sigma-70 family RNA polymerase sigma factor produces the protein MEAVTENMSCESPELEIPGAVVEARVRDHLDLVERLAWKYRWTGLPQDELVAEGNVGLMEAAGRFEDRGIPFGVYASQWIRARIRAYVGRNWSMAGGRAPWVVFQLRRERARLEARWGEGHPEVVRRLADALGKKEEDVAKASESLARDLSLDAPVTQDGEVTRLEVLEGHEVSQEDVVDQAQWAARLRASVEAAWPELDARERALVEERMLVEEGASAELLARRFGVTAVRIRQIEQGLRAKLKRRLTASLTPWDAEAMPRAA, from the coding sequence ATGGAAGCCGTCACGGAGAACATGTCCTGCGAGTCCCCTGAGCTTGAGATTCCCGGCGCGGTGGTTGAGGCGCGAGTGAGGGATCACCTCGATTTGGTGGAACGGCTGGCGTGGAAATACCGGTGGACGGGCTTGCCGCAGGACGAGCTGGTCGCGGAAGGCAACGTCGGGCTGATGGAGGCGGCCGGCCGGTTCGAGGACCGGGGGATTCCGTTCGGGGTGTACGCCAGCCAGTGGATCCGGGCGCGCATCCGGGCCTACGTCGGGCGCAACTGGAGCATGGCGGGTGGGCGTGCGCCCTGGGTGGTGTTCCAGCTGCGGCGGGAGCGGGCGCGGCTGGAGGCCCGGTGGGGGGAGGGGCACCCGGAGGTGGTGCGCCGGCTGGCGGACGCCCTGGGCAAGAAGGAGGAGGACGTGGCCAAGGCGTCGGAGTCGCTGGCTCGGGACCTGTCGCTGGACGCGCCGGTGACGCAGGACGGGGAGGTGACGCGGCTGGAGGTGCTGGAGGGGCACGAGGTCTCGCAGGAGGACGTGGTCGACCAGGCCCAGTGGGCGGCGCGCCTGCGGGCGAGCGTGGAGGCGGCGTGGCCGGAACTGGACGCTCGGGAGCGGGCGCTGGTGGAGGAGCGGATGCTGGTGGAGGAGGGGGCGAGCGCGGAGCTCCTGGCGCGCCGCTTCGGCGTGACGGCGGTGCGTATCCGGCAGATCGAACAGGGCCTGAGGGCGAAGCTGAAGCGCAGGCTCACCGCGAGTCTGACGCCCTGGGACGCGGAGGCGATGCCGCGGGCGGCGTAA
- a CDS encoding RNA polymerase sigma factor, with amino-acid sequence MSPRSFIERALEHLPALRRVGRRLTGSSAEADDLVQETVARALERRGEVREPERLKGWLLAVQRTVYLNSRRGLRPRLEVLEGGLGKEVAEPCADLEAELHARSLSAGMQKALDSLAPDWRDALWLREVEELSYEEIAQVQGCPVGTVRSRLARARLAMLEVLEKEKAHGSL; translated from the coding sequence GTGAGTCCCCGGTCCTTCATCGAACGTGCCCTGGAGCACCTGCCTGCCCTGCGGCGGGTGGGCCGCCGGCTGACGGGCAGCTCGGCCGAGGCGGATGACCTGGTCCAGGAGACGGTGGCCCGCGCCCTGGAGCGGCGGGGTGAGGTGAGGGAGCCGGAGCGCCTCAAGGGCTGGCTGCTCGCCGTGCAGCGCACCGTGTACCTCAACTCCCGTCGAGGGCTGCGGCCTCGGCTGGAGGTGCTGGAGGGTGGGTTGGGGAAGGAAGTCGCGGAGCCTTGCGCGGACCTGGAGGCGGAGCTGCACGCGCGCTCGCTCAGCGCGGGGATGCAGAAGGCCTTGGACTCACTGGCCCCGGATTGGCGCGACGCGCTGTGGCTGAGGGAAGTCGAGGAGCTGAGCTACGAGGAGATTGCCCAGGTGCAGGGCTGCCCCGTGGGGACGGTGCGCTCGCGTCTGGCGAGGGCTCGACTGGCGATGCTCGAGGTCCTCGAGAAGGAGAAGGCACATGGAAGCCTGTAG
- a CDS encoding slipin family protein, which yields MTDLFGLLGFLIPLGILLLLFLSGVRIVNEYQNGVVFRLGRYVGLKRAGFRWLIPFVERMVIIDLRTVARDVPPQDVITRDNVSVKVSAVVYFRVIQADKAVLQVEDYLYATSQLAQTTLRAILGQVELDQLLSERERVNRDIQRVLDAHSDPWGIKVSNVEVKHIDLPLEMQRAIARQAEAERERRAKIIAAEGEHQAAEKLSMAADVLSRNPATLQLRYLQTLVEITTGGNHTILPIPLDILRAVGAAASRSGFGAPEDEHRHNGHGEEEGPPAGGLS from the coding sequence ATGACCGACCTGTTCGGACTGCTCGGGTTCCTCATCCCACTGGGCATCCTCCTGCTGCTGTTCCTCTCCGGCGTGCGCATCGTCAACGAGTACCAGAACGGCGTGGTGTTCCGGCTGGGGCGCTACGTGGGCCTCAAGCGCGCGGGCTTCCGGTGGCTGATTCCCTTCGTGGAGCGCATGGTCATCATCGACCTGCGCACGGTGGCTCGGGATGTGCCGCCGCAAGACGTCATCACTCGAGACAACGTGAGCGTGAAGGTCAGCGCCGTCGTCTACTTCCGCGTCATCCAGGCCGACAAGGCCGTGCTCCAGGTGGAGGACTATCTCTACGCGACGAGCCAGCTCGCGCAGACGACGCTGCGCGCGATCCTGGGGCAGGTGGAGCTGGACCAGTTGCTCAGCGAGCGGGAGCGCGTCAATCGAGACATCCAGCGCGTGCTCGATGCGCACAGCGACCCCTGGGGCATCAAGGTCTCCAACGTCGAGGTGAAGCACATCGACCTGCCGCTCGAGATGCAGCGGGCCATCGCCCGACAGGCGGAAGCCGAGCGCGAGCGTCGGGCGAAGATCATCGCCGCCGAGGGTGAGCACCAGGCCGCGGAGAAGCTCTCGATGGCGGCGGACGTGCTCAGCCGCAACCCGGCCACGCTGCAACTGCGCTACCTGCAGACGCTCGTGGAGATCACCACGGGAGGCAATCACACCATCCTCCCCATCCCCCTCGACATCCTGCGCGCCGTGGGCGCCGCGGCCTCACGCAGCGGCTTCGGCGCACCCGAGGATGAGCACCGCCACAACGGCCACGGCGAGGAGGAGGGCCCGCCCGCGGGGGGCCTCTCCTGA